In Penaeus monodon isolate SGIC_2016 chromosome 41, NSTDA_Pmon_1, whole genome shotgun sequence, a single genomic region encodes these proteins:
- the LOC119598208 gene encoding probable serine/threonine-protein kinase yakA, producing the protein MDGSALAGVDSMVSMRGEGMVSGQSNGVPGSDGGSVSESSSATAISGGTNGNNQVECHNGGATRNGESQWSLVASDGSKMNKIQEIVENHTSMPSKCHVENLVQQVGQLSDVEKFLLYLKLPVGRSPDTDPLKQPLNPLGSRCEIQLTITWIKTHLEMNSEVSLPKREVYNEYMHYCNLNNIKALSTADFGKVMKQVFPGVRPRRLGQRGASKYCYSGLRKKWALDPPSLPDLNDNMTKKNVLGMDCVVDEGEVDRAANCLVLEWAEKLWSVKFESIRDLALHLVNKNYVDNRSMAAFTLLSVADQNQGMLVSGGTGGGKHRETQLQLQRKLQEREHIREQKRKLQEQQPAINKANERPKSRRRSGASRNPSGETVTNGTSAVSSKSNSHHPPAAAVTTTITATTNTTNGNCDSLLSELPNGATGDIAGSDGNNIVSITNIKQEESLEFLDSLTDDKLLDAKVVIDGKNGNFHSNIITNVGHTQQPLRRNCNTNNNCEVKVPCNKVPNPKSNPAKKPFLIMQSSTPKTTSPKSRFKAIQPKVTDSMQGTLPVGSQWSDILGGTEDITHPKTEVLLPVNYGGQLMVESGIQQVTQREQQQQHQHHQQQQQQQQHQQQQQQQQQQHQQQQQQQQQQQVQQRQNLTNNNCTNSHEAEEELIQYFHKNADMDDAQKSSQLSELRKLLQRNLPGGQAQGGVGVSAHPLMTDTDIDQDVQGTGGMRRRVSFQPSLDGGDNLNPLMGGQTVGSVPPSPNTRRTQFNFTPIGSNLDQTQGMSQCSSANASPFMSPRNTPLPRSRHNSGQTNSTYVTPRSTPFTPDQPNHPVASECSTPFMSPITTPLFPRSRHNSNQNHRSPYTPNCRSRHSSGAPTFRHAPYTPDDMSSRRGGKFRSRHSSGSVPPSPSSAPLSPLVQDGSVHPSQDSSIQLPSASMLHHMLKNKQTVSGYSDLRRRHMSAGPTIHYQPQPPAFSIDPLSQEVSNVMTNSQPGPSNTLPGNLNRPQSVPPLQMLNMPSCTQESFAKSHPNTPVVNQQFVFTESCVSQPSSYAPTPVPSECNDFTDSYNLEIDPMLDVNLSGDAGGTVGLDSMDSLTLTNSHTTDLSTLSDPLQVPPNMDPFSVSYSSETGDMRSMEEQIGVSEVTLSSSCCMDNTQGQQVDSAGGGGGQGPLISTASMLTLNALNRSLENPGSGLEEDFRPTLPDLGDQEVFNSLVLDVNKD; encoded by the exons CATGCCGAGCAAGTGTCACGTGGAAAACCTGGTGCAGCAGGTGGGACAGCTGTCGGATGTAGAGAAGTTCCTGTTGTACCTCAAACTTCCTGTGGGACGCTCTCCAGACACCGACCCTTTGAAGCA ACCATTGAATCCTCTTGGGAGTCGCTGTGAAATTCAGCTCACAATAACATGGATAAAGACTCACCTGGAGATGAACAGCGAGGTGTCTCTGCCGAAGCGGGAAGTCTATAATGAGTACAT GCATTACTGCAACCTCAATAACATCAAGGCTCTAAGCACAGCAGATTTTGGCAAGGTGATGAAACAAGTATTTCCTGGAGTGAGACCACGGAGGCTTGGCCAACGAGGGGCCTCCAAGTACTGTTACTCTGGCCTACGCAAGAAATGGGCCCTTGACCCACCCTCTTTGCCAGATCTTAATGACAACATGACAAAGAAGAATGTG CTTGGCATGGATTGTGTGGTTGATGAGGGTGAGGTGGACAGAGCAGCAAATTGTCTAGTGTTGGAATGGGCGGAAAAACTATGGTCTGTTAAATTTGAAAGCATTCGTGACTTGGCTCTTCATCTGGTTAACAAAAACTATGTGGACAACAGGTCGATGGCAGCATTCACCCTGCTGTCAGTTGCAGACCAAAATCAAG GCATGTTGGTGAGTGGAGGGACAGGAGGTGGAAAGCACAGAGAGACTCAGCTGCAACTTCAACGAAAGTTGCAGGAACGGGAGCACATCAGAGAGCAGAAGAGGAAACTGCAG GAGCAGCAGCCAGCCATCAACAAGGCAAATGAGCGGCCAAAATCTCGGAGGAGGAGTGGGGCATCGCGCAATCCTTCTGGTGAGACTGTAACCAATGGCACCTCTGCTGTGTCATCAAAGTCCAATTCCCATCACCCCCCAGCAGCCGCTGTCACTACCACCATTACTGCCACTACGAACACCACTAATGGCAACTGTGATAGCCTCCTGTCTGAGCTTCCTAATGGTGCTACCGGAGATATTGCAGGCAGTGATGGTAACAATATTGTCAGCATAACTAATATCAAGCAGGAAGAGAGTCTAGAGTTTCTGGACTCACTTACAGATGACAAGCTCCTAGATGCCAAGGTGGTTATAGATGGTAAGAATGGAAACTTTCACAGTAACATCATCACGAATGTGGGCCATACGCAGCAACCGCTCAGAAGAAATTGCAATACAAATAACAATTGTGAAGTCAAGGTTCCCTGTAACAAAGTACCAAACCCAAAATCTAACCCTGCCAAGAAACCGTTCCTTATTATGCAGTCCAGCACTCCCAAGACCACATCACCCAAGTCCAGGTTCAAAGCCATCCAGCCCAAGGTTACTGACAGCATGCAAGGGACATTACCTGTGGGATCTCAGTGGTCAGACATCTTAGGAGGCACAGAGGacatcacacaccccaaaacTGAAGTCCTTTTGCCGGTAAATTATGGCGGCCAGTTGATGGTTGAGTCTGGAATTCAGCAAGTGACTCAGCgtgaacagcaacaacagcaccagcaccaccaacaacaacaacaacaacaacaacaccaacaacaacaacaacaacaacaacaacagcaccaacaacaacaacaacaacaacaacaacaacaagttcAGCAAAGACAAAATCTGACCAATAATAACTGTACTAACAGTCATGAGGCGGAAGAAGAATTAATTCAGTACTTCCACAAAAATGCTGATATGGATGATGCTCAGAAGTCAAGTCAGCTGTCAGAATTGCGGAAATTGCTTCAGAGAAACCTACCAGGGGGTCAAGCtcaggggggagtgggggtcaGTGCTCATCCACTAATGACTGATACAGACATTGATCAGGATGTGCAGGGAAcaggaggaatgagaagaagagtcAGTTTCCAACCATCACTGGATGGAGGAGACAACTTGAATCCTCTTATGGGAGGACAGACTGTGGGGTCAGTGCCACCAAGTCCCAATACACGCAGAACTCAGTTTAATTTTACACCAATAGGTAGTAATCTGGACCAAACACAAGGTATGTCTCAGTGCTCTAGTGCAAATGCTAGCCCTTTTATGTCTCCACGGAATACCCCATTACCTAGATCGAGACACAACTCTGGTCAAACCAATTCAACATATGTAACACCTCGTAGTACACCATTTACACCAGACCAACCAAACCATCCAGTTGCGTCTGAATGCAGCACACCATTCATGTCACCAATAACAACACCCTTGTTTCCAAGGTCACGCCACAATTCAAATCAGAATCATCGCAGTCCGTACACCCCTAACTGCCGCTCCCGGCACTCCTCTGGTGCCCCTACTTTTAGACATGCACCATACACCCCAGACGACATGTCTAGTCGGCGTGGAGGGAAGTTCCGTTCAAGACATTCATCAGGAAGTGttccaccatctccctcctctgctcccctctcACCTCTGGTGCAAGATGGTTCAGTTCACCCCTCTCAAGACTCAAGCATACAACTTCCTTCAGCCTCCATGTTACATCATATGCTCAAGAATAAACAAACTGTAAGTGGGTACAGTGACTTGCGCCGTCGGCACATGTCAGCAGGGCCAACTATCCATTATCAGCCTCAGCCTCCTGCCTTCTCTATTGATCCATTATCCCAAGAGGTATCCAATGTAATGACAAACTCCCAACCTGGACCAAGCAATACTCTGCCAGGTAATCTAAATAGACCCCAATCAGTTCCACCTTTACAGATGCTCAATATGCCATCCTGTACTCAAGAATCTTTTGCCAAATCGCATCCCAACACACCTGTTGTTAATCAGCAGTTTGTGTTCACTGAGAGTTGTGTGTCTCAACCTTCCTCTTATGCACCTACTCCTGTACCCAGTGAATGCAATGACTTTACTGATAGTTATAATTTAGAGATTGACCCAATGCTGGATGTCAATTTGTCAGGTGATGCAGGAGGGACTGTTGGGCTGGATTCCATGGATTCTTTGACTCTGACTAATAGCCATACAACAGACCTGTCAACACTTTCAGACCCTCTTCAAGTTCCTCCTAACATGGACCCTTTTTCTGTAAGCTATTCTTCAGAAACTGGGGATATGAGATCTATGGAAGAGCAAATAGGAGTAAGTGAAGTGACTctcagtagtagttgttgtatggATAACACACAAGGACAGCAAGTTGatagtgctggtggtggtggtggacagGGACCATTAATCAGTACGGCCTCCATGCTCACGCTCAATGCTCTAAACCGCTCACTGGAAAATCCTGGTAGTGGGCTGGAGGAGGACTTCCGGCCAACCTTGCCGGATCTGGGTGATCAGGAAGTGTTCAATTCTTTGGTGCTGGATGTGAATAAAGACTGA